The Pseudomonadota bacterium genome segment CGTGGCGCAGGCGAGCAGATCGGTGACGTCGGCGTCGTTCGCCAGCAGAGCGCCAAGATCAGGTGTATTCACGGTTGCCAGCATTGTAGCCCGCAGGACGGAAGATCTGGCACGGGGCGCTACGCGGCGGCCCGACGCCGCAGCACCTCGAACATCAAGGCCAGCAGATCCTCCGGCGGAATGGGCTTGACCAGGAACTCATCGCAGCCGGCTGCCAGGGCATCCTCGCGAACCGACACATCGGTGGCGCTCATGGCGATGATGGCCCCCTCGTAGCCATCGGCTCGGACGCGACGCGCGGCGGCGAGACCGTCATCACCATCCTCAAGGTTCAGATCGACCAACACCAACTGCGGCGGCTGCGCAGCCACCGCCGATACGAGCGCGCTGGCCCGGCTCACGAAGGTCGCCTTGAAGCCGGCTCGGCTCAGGAAGATCTTGAAGAGGGCGGCGAGGTCCGGGTCGTCCTCCCCTACCAACACTTCGCCAGGATTCAGATCCATCTCGCTGTCCAGGACCTGCGCCGGCGCACCCATGGCAATGGGGTCCGCAACGATGCGGATGACGAAGCGGCTGCCCTCACCGGGCGCCGTGTCATCCAGGCTGATGCCACCGCCCATGCGCTGGGCGATCAGCCGGGAGATATGCAGACCAAGGCCCGTACCGTCTTGGCCCTCGCGCCCGGCACGATCGAAGGGCTGAAACACGCGCTCGCGCAGCTCGGGGGGAATTCCCAGCCCCGTATCCGCCACCGCCAGCTCGAGCTGATGCCCCTCGTCCTCCCAATGAACGTCGAGGCGCACGCCGCCCTCTTCCGTGTACTTGATCGCGTTACCCAGTAGATTCAATAGCATTTGCCGAAGGCGCATACCATCCAGATGCAAGCGCTCGGGCAGGTCCGGACTTACGAAGGCGGCGAAACCTAGGGCCTTATCGGCAGCGAGGGGCGCGAGTAAGGCTGTAAGGTGACTGACCAAGGCGCGAACGTCGGTGGGTTGAGGGTGCACAGAGACCTCGGCGCTGTCACGCCGGTACTGCTCCAGCGTGGCCTCGATGAGGCCCGCGATGTGCGTAGCGCTGCGCGAGATCACCCGCGCATGATCGCGCTGCTCAGGGACCCCCTCGAGCGCTTGTTCCAGCAGGCGCGCGTAGCCGGCGATGGCGCTCAGCGGCGTACGCAGCTCGTGCGACAGCATCCCGGCGAGGCGCCAGGTAGCCGCGCGCGCCTGCTCTGCCTGGTCGCGCCAGAGTTGCCCCTGAGCGGTGGCTTCCACCAACCGCCCCTGTAGGCGCTGCGTGCGGGCGCGCGCCTCATTCTCGCGCTGCTGCACATCCCGCTCGCGCACGAGTTCGCCGTCCGCATCCGCGAACAGGACATGCCAACCGTCGCTCGGCTTGCCCTCATCGGCACTGTCGGGCAACACGTGAAGGTGAACCGCACGATGCTCGCCGATATTCACAAACGGCAGCGTTAGCCGGCCCGCATCTTCGAAGTGATCCAGGTACGGAGCCCCTGCACGCACGTCCATGCCTGTGACCAAATCCCCTAAGCCGAAGCGCGAAGGCTCACCGAGCCACCCGCGCACGGCGTAGCGACCGTCGAGCGAAAGGCACAGCACGCCCCGCTCCCCGCACTGCGTGAGAAGTTGCGCGTGTAGTAGCTGGGCCGCCGCCGGCAGCGCGCTCGCGTCCAGCGTACTCACGACAGGGCGATCTGCATGGCTAGCTGGGCGAAGGCAAACTCGACGTTTTCGCCCGTGCGCGCGCTGGTGGTGATCGCCCCGAAGCCCGCCTGACGCCAGCGCGCCATAGACTCATCGGTGAGCTCGGCGGCGAGGTCGCGCTTGTTGATGATGGGGACGAAGGGCAAGGCCTTTAGTTCATCGTCGAGTTGGTCGTGCAGTCCTGCTGCCACCTCCAAGGAGGCGGGGCGCGTGCCGTCGGCCACCAGGAAGAACCCCGACGCACCGCGCGTATACGTACGATCGATACTGGAGAGCGCCTCCGTGCCCGCAATATCCCAGATGACGAACTTCACGGTGCTGCCGCGCGGTGGCTCAACCACCTTCGTGTCGATCTTGACCCCCACTGTCGTGAGGTAGTCTGCCGAGTATCCGCCGTGGACGAAACGGGTCACCAGGCTGGTCTTTCCCACGCCCACGTCGCCGAGCAAACAGATCTTGTGCTTCGTGGCCGCGTTCATGGGGCCGGGGTTACCTGGTAGGGGCTAAGGTCCATCTCCACCCGAATCTCCGCCTTGCGTAAGTCCTCATCCTCGGTCGTCGCGTCACCGGCATCGCGCACAGCTACGGCAGCGGCAGGCACCCCTGCCGCGACCAAGTCCGTGCGCACGCGGGCAGCGCGCGCTTCGCGAAGGGTGCGATTCTCATCGCTGCTGCCAAGGCCATCCGTGTGGCCAACGCTGACGATGGCGATGGGGCGCGACAACTCCTCCGCCAGGCGAAGCAGGCGACGCAGATCCTGAGCGGCGGTCGCGACGGCCCCGGCGCCGCCCTCGCGGTAGTCGGCACTGCCGCGCGCGAAGTAGATCTGCGCATCGCCGATGCGCTCGACAAGGCTTGCCGCCTCGATCACCTCGGCCACCCTCACGGCACTGATATCGACCTCACGAAGACCGGCGATCTGCGGGCCACGCGTCACCGCCTCGCGCGCCCAGGCGAGCGGCGCGATACCCCCGACCTCGAGCACTGCGTCGCTCACGCCCAGAGTGACCTTGCTGGGCGGCGACAGGAGTCGGCGCACGGTCTCGAGAAGGGTCTCGTCGGACACGCGCAACCGGGAGGTGTCGACCTCATCTATCGCCGGCGACACCAGCACCAGCTGATCCATCATGTCCACCCACTCGCTGTCGGCGACGCCGGCGACGCGCAAGACGCTGCCATCCAAGCGCAGTTCGACAGAACTGGGCTGATCTAGGGCCCGGCTCAAACGCTGCAACACCAGCCCGGGCTCCAGGGATTGGTAAGGCTCAGTCTCATCGATCACCTCCAGCCCGCCCACCTCGGCCGCGGCGGCGAGCTCCGCCACCGTCGGCGCCAGAGGATCGCGCAACCCGTGCACGCTGAGCACCTTGCGATCACGCACCACATCAGTGGCAACCACGCCCGGCGTAGTGGCGAGCTGCTCCGTTAGGCGCTCCATCGCCATGCGCTGATTGATGTCGCTCACTAGCCAACGCACGGTGAGTGCGGCCAGGACGATGAGCGCCACCCAAACGGGCCAGCCGATGCGCCGCTTCCCGTCGGCAGTATCCTCATCGGCGCGGCGCAGGTACAGGCAGGCATCAAGTTCCTCATCCACCGCCGGCGGCACCGTCTGGGTGCCGTCAAACCCCTCGAGTTCCCGCGCGAAACGCAGGTGGATGGAGTCGAGAGATGATGCCAGGCGCGTTCGCAGATCATTGCCGGGAACGCCGCGAATCGCACAGGCGAGCAGGGCGTGCGGACCGTGGATGGCCCACAGGGTGAAGTCACCGAGCTGGGCGGTTTCCAGCCGCCGATCATCGCCCAGCTCAAAGGAATCGAGCACGAAGCTCTGCAGCGCCGCCAGCATCCCGGAGATGGCATCGCCATCCATGGATGGCGACTCGTCGTGGTGCGCTTCAGCCACCAGCAAACCACTGCCCGCCTGGATGAGATAAACATGCTCGACCCGATAGACGAAGGTCCGCTGCAGCACGTAGGCGCCGAAGCTAACGCCCGAGCGCCACGCCTTGAGGCGCCAGGCCAGCTGCCGGCGTGGCGAAAGACCGCGCTCGATAGTGCGACTCAGGGACTCGGCCAGAGAGCGGACGCTTGCCGTGATGTAGCGACGAATCGCCGGGCCGATGATGGGGAAGATCGCATCGGCGATCGGCCGCGGGTCGTTGCGCACGGCCTCGCGTAAGGTATGTTCAATGGGCTTTCGGACCGCTTCGGTGAGGCGTGCCGGCGAGCGATCGAACTCGCGGACGAATGCCTCGGGCAAGACGTCGGCTACGTCGTCCGCGCGCAGCTGGCGCTCCTGGATGCGGCGCGCCAGCTCGTCGAGGCGGCGCTGGTCGGCGCCAGAGAGAATCTCACGCAGCGCCTCTAGGCGGCGCTCGGCTTCCTCTTCCTGCGACGCCGACGTCAGGTCGGGCGGCGGCGAGCGCGTCACCACCGGCTCAGTCCGAGTCGTTCTCTCGCCGCAGGCGGCGGGCCACATCGCTCAGCAGGCCGGCCAGGTCATCGCGGGACACCTTCACGTCCTCGAGCGTATCCGCCGTCTGCGCCAACGCCCTATCCAGGCGTTCGCTGAGGTTCATCAAGGCGTCGTGAAAATCGGCGCTGTTGCGCTGAATGACATCTCGCACCTCGCCGATGTCTTCGTTTCCGCCTTTGGCGACGGCCTCCAGGCGAGCCTTGATCGCCGTATCGGCGTCGCGCAAGGCAGCAGCTGCGGCGTCTCGCTCTTCGCCGCGTTGGCGGGCCTCGCTCGCCAGCTGCTCGCCGAGTCGACCCACGTCAGCCCGCATCTGTTGCTCGAGGGATTCGAGACGCTGAGCGAGCTGCTTACCCAATTGCTCGGTGCGGTCTGTTAGCTGCCGTTCCAGCAACCGGAAGCGCTCTTCGTAGTCGCGCATCTGGACGCCGAAGATGATCTCGCGGATCTTGTCGATCTGCTGACCGGCCTCGGGACCGTCCTTTCCGGGCTGCTGTTCAACCTGCTGTTCTTGCGATGCCACGGCGCTACTCCCTGGGGGCAACACGAGCGATGAGTAAAGAAACCGCGATCATGCGGTAGTCGGTGCGTCGTCCGATGACTCGTCAGCGGAGGATAGGCGCTCGAGCCGATAGCCATGTTGGTAGATCGCGGTGAGCTTCCAGCCGTTGTCCTCACCGATGGAGAGCTTTCGGCGCAGGCGGCTCATGTGCGTATCGACGGTGCGAGTGTTGAGATCTGCATTGGGCATACCCCAAATGGACTCCAGAATATGCCCGCGCGAGAGGGCACGGCCCGCGTTCGTGAACAAAAACACGGCGAGGTCAAACTCGCGGTGGGTAAGCGTGACCTGCTCACCGTCGAGGCTGATGCGCTTACCCTCCCGATCGATCTCGTAGGGAACGGTATCGGGCAGCTCGTGACTGCTGCGGCCACCGCGTGCCAAGCGGACCAGGGCGCCAACGCGAGCGAGCAGCTCTGAACGACGCAGGGGCTTGATCATGTAGTCGTCGGCCCCAGCGCTTAGGGCGGCGACGATGTCCGATTCCTCGTCGCGAGCCGTGGTCATGAGCACGGGGGTGTAGTCCCGACCGCTCTCGCGGACTCGTTGCATGATCTCCAGTCCGCTCGCTTCGCCGGGCAGCATCCAGTCCATGAGCAGCAGATCGAAGCTCTCGTGTAAGACCATACGCAGGAAGGTTTCGCCCCGATCGCGCACGCTGCACGAATGGCCAGCGCCCTCGAGCCAGTGCCGGACGATGGCGGACTGATCTTGGTCGTCTTCGAGTACGGCGATCCGCATCGCGCCTCCCCTTGCGCTACGTGCTTTCCGTGACCGCGAACCGGCCAGACATCACCCAATCGGTATGTTTGGGGTTCCTATTGTTAAATTGTATACCAGGATGCGACGCGAATTGCGACGCGGCATCCGCCGAGCGCAGAGGCCTCAGGAGGCCTGGCCCTGGAGACGTTCCAGCAGATCGAGCAGTTCGGCGAGGGCCTCGCGGGCCGCATCGTGCTGTTCGCGGGCGGCGAACTGTTCCAGGCGCTCGGCAACCTCACTGAGCACATCGAAGCCGTAGGCGCCGCCAGACCCGCGCAGGCGATGCGCGGCATTGGCAAGCCCTTCCAGGTCGAGCCGTGGCCCGCGGCTGAGGGGGACGAACTCCTCTTGCTTTCGACGCAGGAAGCCCCGCGTCAGCTCAGCCAAGTCCTGAGCATCGCCCCTCGGTCGGCCATCCTGGCGCCCCGCATCGCTCATCCGTTGCCCACTCCCCTCAAGGCCGGCGTGTCAGCAGCTGCCCCGGCACCATCCCCCGGCGCGGCGGCTGATGATCGCGTCGGCGTCGGCCCTAGTGCGCGGCGGATCTTGGCATCGTCGCTGCGCGACTCGTGTAGCCAGTGCAAATACTCCTCAGTGATGTCGCCGGTGACGTACTCACCGGAGAAACAGGAGGTATCAAACTCCTGCACGGGCGAGGTCTTCCACTTCACCGCATCTACTAGGTCCTCGAGCTCTTGGTACACCAACCAATCGGCACCGAGCGCCTTGCAGATTTCCTCGTTGCTGCGACCATGCGCGATCAGCTCGTGGGGCGTCGGCATGTCGATGCCGTAGACGTTCGGATGGCGAACAGGCGGCGCCGCGGACGCGAAGTACACACGCTTTGCGCCCGCTTCGCGCACCATCTCGATGATCTGACGTGAAGTGGTGCCGCGAACGATGGAGTCGTCCACCAACAGCACCGTCTTGTCGCGGAACTGGAGGTCGATCGTGTTCAGCTTTTGCCTAACAGATTTCTTGCGAATCTCTTGGCCCGGCATGATGAACGTGCGCCCGACGTAGCGGTTCTTGACTAGGCCTTCGCGGTATTTCACGCCGAGGGTCTGTGCCACCTCCAGCGCCGCCGTGCGGCTGGTGTCGGGCACGGGAATCACGCAGTCGATATCGTGATCGGGTCGTTCGCGGGCGATCTTGTCCGCCAGCTTCTCGCCCATGCGCATGCGCGCCCGGTAGACGGAGATGCCATCAATGATCGAATCGGGGCGTGCGAAATAGACATACTCGAAGATACACGGCGTGTGTTCGACCGCCTGCTCAGTGCAGTCCTCGGCGTGTAGGCGCCCGGCCATATCGATGAACACGGCCTCGCCGGGACGCACGTCGCGCTCGAGCTCGAAGCCGCAGATGTCGAGGGCGACGCTCTCCGACGCCATCATGTACTCCGACCCCTCGCTGGTCTTGCGGCTGCCGAGCACCAAGGGGCGCAGGCCGTGGGGATCGCGGAAACCGAGTACTCCGTGGCCAGTGATCAGCGCCACCGCTGCGTAGCTGCCCCGACAGCGTTTGTGCACGGAACGGACGGCGGCAAAGGCGTCTTCCGGGGCAATCGTCGGCCGCGCGCGCGTGACCAGCTCCTGCGCCAAGACGTTCAGTAAGGCCTCGGAGTCCGAGCCCGTGCGCAGATGCCGCAGATCCTGGCGCATGAGGGCTTGGCTGAGTTCGGCGAGGTTGGTGAGATTGCCGTTGTGAGCAAGGCAGATGCCGTAGGGGCTGTTGACGTAAAACGGCTGAGCCTCATCGGCGCTGGAGCCGCCCGCCGTGGGGTAGCGGATGTGGCCGATGCCGACCTCGCCGGCCAGATCCACCATTTCGCGATGCTGGAAGACGTCCTTCACCAGCCCGTTGCCACGGTGCGCCCTGAGGTAGCCCTCGTCGTCGATCGTGCAGATGCCGGCGGCATCTTGACCGCGGTGCTGGAGCACGGTCAGCGCGTCGTAAATGATCTGATTAACCGGCCGCCGGCCGACGATCCCCACTACACCGCACATAACGCCCTTCCTGCCGTCCCGTTAGCTGATTGTACGCCCGCAGCGCTAGTTGGTCGCGTCCTCTATCGCCTCGAGCCGCTCTCGAGCCGCCTCTTCCAAGGCCTCGGCCGCATCGGTGGCGTTGCCGAGCACATCGGCCGCCTCCTCCATCTGTTGCACGGCTTCGGGGAGCCTGGCGCTGACGTCCTCGGGCAGCACGGTGAGCACCACCCCGGCAACCCGTTCGCCATAGGGGATCAGCACCGACTCGTCCCACCAGCTCTCCTGCTGCAATTCCAGCGCATTGGCGAAAATCACCAAAACGCCTACCACCAGCACGCCGCGGGCGAAGCCGAAGGCCATCCCGAGCACGCGATCCGTGCCGGACAGGCCGGTCTTCTCCACCAGGAGGGAGACCAGCGATGTGGTGACGCCGCCGGTGATGAGCACCCCCGCGAAGGTGATGGCCCGCGACAGCCAGGTCAGCAACGCCGGCGAGTCTATATGCTGTTCCAGGCGGACCGCGACGAGGTCAGCGTACTGCCAGGAGAGAAACACAGCCGCCACCCACACCACGATCGACATCACCTCGGGCACAAAGCCGCGGAATAAGCCGATGAGCACGGAAATCGCGATCACGGCGATGATGATGTTATCCACAAAGATCATCGAAGCTCTCCTCGCCTAACGGCGCTTGAGATGTGGTCGATCGGACGCGTTACAAGAGACTCCGACGCACCGCTGCAGGCGCCATTGTCATCGACCATCGCTGAACGCGACTTGAACAAAGGTAACGGCCTCACGGATGGCGTACCGGCGCGGCCACCTGACCGTCTCGACGCAGGCGCGCGGCGACATCCAAGGCGGCAGCACGGGTCTGCTCCGTACCAACACGCACCCGGTACCAGACAACGCCGTTGCGCGTGTGGCGCGACAGGAACGCACGATACCCCTTGCGCGTAAGCGTATCGACCAGTCCCTGGGCATTTCCCTTGTCGCGAAAACTGCCCACTTGCACCGACCAGCCGGTATCAACCCCCGCCGGAGCGGGTGCGTCGGAAAGGGGTGCGTCGACCGCCGGCGACGGCGGCCCGGGGGTCGGGGCAGTTTGAGAGAGGGGCTGACTCACGCGGGAGGGCTCCGCCACGGGTGGCTCCGGGCTGTCGCCATCAGCCTCCTTTCTGTCAGAGACGGTGTTCGCCGCTGTCGTCGCCGGCAGCTCTTCCACGGGCTCCGCGGTGGGCGTCGCTACCTGCGCTGGGGGCGCTTCGGCTTGCGCCTCTCGGATAGGCGTGGGCTGGGCGACCGCCGGCGCGGAGGCGGGCTTGCCGAGGTCGATCTGGTGCCGCTGCATGCGCGCCGGCTCCAAGGGCTGCTGGCGACCGGCCGCGGCCCAGCGCTCCGGCGAGCCGTCGAGCAACCACGGCACCACCACGGCGGCCGCTACGGCCACCACCACGGCGCCTACCAAGCGTTCCTGCTGTCGGCGTTCCATCGCATGCCTCAGCGCCCTGCCAGCGCCGCGTAAGCCGCCAACCCGGGGCCGACGGTCAAGAAGGAACCGAACACCACCACCCGATCGCCCGGCTGCGCTCGCGCGTGGACCGCCTCACAGGCCCCTTCCACGGTAGTGCAAACATGCGTGCAGCCCCCGACGTTCGGTGCCACATCGAGCACAGCCGCTTCCAGGGTGTCGCCAGCCACGCCCCTCGGGGGTGGCAAGCTCGCCATCCACCACTCGTCCACTAGCTCCGTGAGCGCTTGAACCACGCCCTCGATATCCTTGTCCCGCATCATACCGAAGACCGCTAGGGTCCTCCCCGGCTCGTCGCTGGCTCCCTGCTCCAGCGCACTCGCCAGCACCTGCGCCGCCTGAACGTTGTGGGCGACATCGAAAATCCAGGTCACGGGGCCTTCACATCGCTGCAGACGTCCCCTCACCTCGGCCCGCGCCAGCCCATCGACGATCGCCTCTTCCGGGACCGGCAGCTCGCCCTGCAATGACTGCACGAGGCTCAGCGCCACAGAGGCGTTGTGCAACTGGAAGGCCCCGCTCGCAGCCGGCAGTGGAAGGCCGCACAGAGCGCCGCAAGCCCCGTAGAAGTCCCATGTCTCGCCCCGGTGCTTCCAGCGGTAGTCCCGTCCTGCCACCTGCACCGGCGCGCCGATACTCTTCGCATGGGCGAGCAAGCGCTGCGGCGGATCGGGGTCACCGCACACGGCGGGCGCGCCGGCGCGATAGACGTGTGCCTTCTCCCAACCGATATGCTCGCGCGTATCGCCCAGCCATTCGGTGTGATCGAGCGCTACGGTGACCACCGCCGACGCGGCGGCGTCAACGGCGTTCACGGCGTCTAGGCGCCCTCCGAGGCCGACCTCGAGCACGATCACGTCGAGCTCTGCCCGAGAGAAAACAAGCAGGGCCGCGGCCGTGGCGAACTCGAAGTAGGTAAGCTCATTGGCGCCGCGCGCCGCCTCGACCGCAGCGAAGGCCTCGCACAGGATTGCGTCATCGACCTCCTCGCCAAGCACCCGAACGCGCTCATTGAAGCGCTGTAGATGGGGCGAGGTGTAGGCGCCCGTGCGCAGCCCTGCTTGGCCGTAGATGCGTTCGACAAAGGCCACCGTAGATCCCTTGCCGTTGGTGCCTGCCACGGTGATCACGGTGGCTCGGGGCTGTCTGAGCTCAAGGCGGTCGAGAACGCGACCGATCCGATCCAAGCCGAGCTGAATGGCCGTCGGATGGCGCTGTTCGATGGCCGAGAGCCATTGCGCCAGCGGCGTCGACCTGTTCAACACTCGCCTACGCTCGCGTCAGCCGGTGGTTGTCGGGAACAAGCACTAACCGTCAATGCGACCCTCAGCGCCACCGTCACGCTGCTCGCCGGCCGCCTGCGGGCTGCTTGGCGCCCCATCCTCGCCTTCGGCGGCGGTCGCCTCCGGAGTCGCCGTCGCTACGGCAGCATCCTCCGCATCCAAGATGGCAGGCCGCGCCGCTGCCCCCGTGAGCTTGGACAGCAGCGAAGCGAGCTCAGCGCGCATATGGCGACGATCCACGATCATGTCGACGGCGCCGTGCTCAAGGAGGAACTCGCTGCGCTGAAAACCCTCGGGCAGGGTCTCACGCACCGTTTGCTGAATGACGCGGGGCCCGGCGAAGCCGATCAGCGCCTTAGGCTCCGCCACGTTGACATCTCCGAGCATGGCCAAGCTCGCCGAGACGCCGCCCGTCGTGGGGTCAGTCAAGACAGAGATGTACGGCACGCCGTTCTCCGCAAGCCGCGCCAACACGGCGCTGGTCTTCGCCATCTGCATGAGCGACAGGAGAGCCTCCTGCATGCGCGCACCACCGCTCGCGGCGAAACAGATCAGCGGCGCGCGGTGCTCGAGCGCGACCTCGGCGGCGCGAAAGAACCGCTCGCCAACCACGGAGCCCATAGAACCGGCCATGAAGGAGAACTCGAAGGCGCACGCCACCACGGGAATACCGTCCAGGCTGCCGCGCATGGCGATCAAAGCGTCCTTCTCATCGGTCGCCCGCTGCGCGGCGGTGATCCGATCCTTGTAGCGCTTGCTGTCGCGAAACTTCAGAGGATCGCTAGGTTCGAGCTCGGCCCCAATCTCCTGGTGGCCCTCCGGATCGAGAAACTGCATCAGGCGCGATCTTGCCCCCACTCGCATGTGGTGAGCGCACTTTGGGCAGACGTGAGAGTTACGCTCAACCTCGGCGCGGTACAGCGCGGCGCCGCAGCTAGGGCACTTGGTCCACAGGCCTTCGGGAACGGAGCGGGTGCGGCCGCGCGTCTTGATACGGGAGGGCATGAGCCGCTCAATCCAACTCATTCTTGGGTCTTCCTCACTGGTGACACAGTGCCGTCCGCTACGCTGGGGATCGACTAGCGCGGGCGCAAAACGCCCGCGAAACAAAGCGTCAGATCATACAAGCTTTGTGTGCGGGCCGACAGAATCTCCACTCGCCCACGGCCCCAAGCGAACAGGAACGCCGGGCGGCAATCGATGGGGGGGCGGGTAGTGGATATCGACCAAGTACAGACCCGCTGCCGGGGCAGTCATACCGCCGCGCGTGCGGTCTCGGGTGGCCAACACCTGCGCCGGCCAGTCGAGCTCCGCCTCCCCCGCCCCCACGGCCATTAGCACGCCCGCAAGGTTGCGCACCATGTGCTGGAGGAATGCGTTCGCCCGCACGTCAATGCGCAGCCACGGGCCACGCTGTTGCACCCGTAGCGAGTGCACCGTGCGAATCGGGGACTTGGCCTGGCAGCCCGCCGCTCGAAAGGCGCTGAAGTCGTGGGTCCCCACTAGGGCTTGGGCGGCGCGGTCCATCCGTTCGCCGTCCAGGGAACCCGGTCGCCAACAGACCCGCTCTCGATAGAGGGCCGTGCGCGCGCGATCGCAGAGGATCAAGTAGCTGTAGGCGCGCTCGACGGCGCTGAAGCGAGCGTGGAACTCACCGCTTACCTGCAGCGCCCAGGTGACTGCCGCGTCGCGCGGTAGGGCGCTGTTGATACCCAGGATCCAGTTGTGTTCCGGTCGGTGGGCACGAGTATCGAAGTGGGCGACCTGAGCGGTGGCGTGAACGCCCGTGTCGGTTCGACCGGCGCAGTGCACGCGCACC includes the following:
- a CDS encoding ATP-binding protein: MSTLDASALPAAAQLLHAQLLTQCGERGVLCLSLDGRYAVRGWLGEPSRFGLGDLVTGMDVRAGAPYLDHFEDAGRLTLPFVNIGEHRAVHLHVLPDSADEGKPSDGWHVLFADADGELVRERDVQQRENEARARTQRLQGRLVEATAQGQLWRDQAEQARAATWRLAGMLSHELRTPLSAIAGYARLLEQALEGVPEQRDHARVISRSATHIAGLIEATLEQYRRDSAEVSVHPQPTDVRALVSHLTALLAPLAADKALGFAAFVSPDLPERLHLDGMRLRQMLLNLLGNAIKYTEEGGVRLDVHWEDEGHQLELAVADTGLGIPPELRERVFQPFDRAGREGQDGTGLGLHISRLIAQRMGGGISLDDTAPGEGSRFVIRIVADPIAMGAPAQVLDSEMDLNPGEVLVGEDDPDLAALFKIFLSRAGFKATFVSRASALVSAVAAQPPQLVLVDLNLEDGDDGLAAARRVRADGYEGAIIAMSATDVSVREDALAAGCDEFLVKPIPPEDLLALMFEVLRRRAAA
- a CDS encoding Rab family GTPase, which encodes MNAATKHKICLLGDVGVGKTSLVTRFVHGGYSADYLTTVGVKIDTKVVEPPRGSTVKFVIWDIAGTEALSSIDRTYTRGASGFFLVADGTRPASLEVAAGLHDQLDDELKALPFVPIINKRDLAAELTDESMARWRQAGFGAITTSARTGENVEFAFAQLAMQIALS
- a CDS encoding response regulator transcription factor, which encodes MRIAVLEDDQDQSAIVRHWLEGAGHSCSVRDRGETFLRMVLHESFDLLLMDWMLPGEASGLEIMQRVRESGRDYTPVLMTTARDEESDIVAALSAGADDYMIKPLRRSELLARVGALVRLARGGRSSHELPDTVPYEIDREGKRISLDGEQVTLTHREFDLAVFLFTNAGRALSRGHILESIWGMPNADLNTRTVDTHMSRLRRKLSIGEDNGWKLTAIYQHGYRLERLSSADESSDDAPTTA
- a CDS encoding Hpt domain-containing protein — encoded protein: MSDAGRQDGRPRGDAQDLAELTRGFLRRKQEEFVPLSRGPRLDLEGLANAAHRLRGSGGAYGFDVLSEVAERLEQFAAREQHDAAREALAELLDLLERLQGQAS
- the purF gene encoding amidophosphoribosyltransferase, whose protein sequence is MCGVVGIVGRRPVNQIIYDALTVLQHRGQDAAGICTIDDEGYLRAHRGNGLVKDVFQHREMVDLAGEVGIGHIRYPTAGGSSADEAQPFYVNSPYGICLAHNGNLTNLAELSQALMRQDLRHLRTGSDSEALLNVLAQELVTRARPTIAPEDAFAAVRSVHKRCRGSYAAVALITGHGVLGFRDPHGLRPLVLGSRKTSEGSEYMMASESVALDICGFELERDVRPGEAVFIDMAGRLHAEDCTEQAVEHTPCIFEYVYFARPDSIIDGISVYRARMRMGEKLADKIARERPDHDIDCVIPVPDTSRTAALEVAQTLGVKYREGLVKNRYVGRTFIMPGQEIRKKSVRQKLNTIDLQFRDKTVLLVDDSIVRGTTSRQIIEMVREAGAKRVYFASAAPPVRHPNVYGIDMPTPHELIAHGRSNEEICKALGADWLVYQELEDLVDAVKWKTSPVQEFDTSCFSGEYVTGDITEEYLHWLHESRSDDAKIRRALGPTPTRSSAAAPGDGAGAAADTPALRGVGNG
- a CDS encoding CvpA family protein, which gives rise to MIFVDNIIIAVIAISVLIGLFRGFVPEVMSIVVWVAAVFLSWQYADLVAVRLEQHIDSPALLTWLSRAITFAGVLITGGVTTSLVSLLVEKTGLSGTDRVLGMAFGFARGVLVVGVLVIFANALELQQESWWDESVLIPYGERVAGVVLTVLPEDVSARLPEAVQQMEEAADVLGNATDAAEALEEAARERLEAIEDATN
- a CDS encoding SPOR domain-containing protein; the encoded protein is MERRQQERLVGAVVVAVAAAVVVPWLLDGSPERWAAAGRQQPLEPARMQRHQIDLGKPASAPAVAQPTPIREAQAEAPPAQVATPTAEPVEELPATTAANTVSDRKEADGDSPEPPVAEPSRVSQPLSQTAPTPGPPSPAVDAPLSDAPAPAGVDTGWSVQVGSFRDKGNAQGLVDTLTRKGYRAFLSRHTRNGVVWYRVRVGTEQTRAAALDVAARLRRDGQVAAPVRHP
- the folC gene encoding bifunctional tetrahydrofolate synthase/dihydrofolate synthase, which encodes MLNRSTPLAQWLSAIEQRHPTAIQLGLDRIGRVLDRLELRQPRATVITVAGTNGKGSTVAFVERIYGQAGLRTGAYTSPHLQRFNERVRVLGEEVDDAILCEAFAAVEAARGANELTYFEFATAAALLVFSRAELDVIVLEVGLGGRLDAVNAVDAAASAVVTVALDHTEWLGDTREHIGWEKAHVYRAGAPAVCGDPDPPQRLLAHAKSIGAPVQVAGRDYRWKHRGETWDFYGACGALCGLPLPAASGAFQLHNASVALSLVQSLQGELPVPEEAIVDGLARAEVRGRLQRCEGPVTWIFDVAHNVQAAQVLASALEQGASDEPGRTLAVFGMMRDKDIEGVVQALTELVDEWWMASLPPPRGVAGDTLEAAVLDVAPNVGGCTHVCTTVEGACEAVHARAQPGDRVVVFGSFLTVGPGLAAYAALAGR
- the accD gene encoding acetyl-CoA carboxylase, carboxyltransferase subunit beta, encoding MSWIERLMPSRIKTRGRTRSVPEGLWTKCPSCGAALYRAEVERNSHVCPKCAHHMRVGARSRLMQFLDPEGHQEIGAELEPSDPLKFRDSKRYKDRITAAQRATDEKDALIAMRGSLDGIPVVACAFEFSFMAGSMGSVVGERFFRAAEVALEHRAPLICFAASGGARMQEALLSLMQMAKTSAVLARLAENGVPYISVLTDPTTGGVSASLAMLGDVNVAEPKALIGFAGPRVIQQTVRETLPEGFQRSEFLLEHGAVDMIVDRRHMRAELASLLSKLTGAAARPAILDAEDAAVATATPEATAAEGEDGAPSSPQAAGEQRDGGAEGRIDG
- the truA gene encoding tRNA pseudouridine(38-40) synthase TruA, with the translated sequence MARIAVGVEYDGADFYGWQVQKDGRSVQACLEQAVSLVADESVRVHCAGRTDTGVHATAQVAHFDTRAHRPEHNWILGINSALPRDAAVTWALQVSGEFHARFSAVERAYSYLILCDRARTALYRERVCWRPGSLDGERMDRAAQALVGTHDFSAFRAAGCQAKSPIRTVHSLRVQQRGPWLRIDVRANAFLQHMVRNLAGVLMAVGAGEAELDWPAQVLATRDRTRGGMTAPAAGLYLVDIHYPPPHRLPPGVPVRLGPWASGDSVGPHTKLV